One Bacillus sp. FJAT-52991 genomic region harbors:
- the parC gene encoding DNA topoisomerase IV subunit A: MEKEKFQDLPLEEVLGDRFGRYSKYIIQERALPDARDGLKPVQRRILYAMYAEGNTHEKGFRKSAKTVGNVIGNYHPHGDTSVYDAMVRLSQDWKVRNLLVEMHGNNGSIDGDPPAAMRYTEARLSSIAGELLKDIDKRTVDFIPNFDDTTEEPTVLPARYPNLLVNGATGISAGYATEIPPHQLGEVIDAAILRMDKPNCTVEELMTVIKGPDFPTGGIIQGIDGIEKAYKTGKGKVVVRGKAEIEEIRGGRKQIVITEIPYEVNKANLVKKIDELRLDRKVEGISEIRDETDRTGLRIVIELKKDGDAQGILNYLYKTSDLQVSYNFNMVAIHNRRPTLMGLHQLLDAYISHQKEVVTKRSEFELAKAKARAHIVEGLIKALSILDEVIATIRASKDKKDAKQNLMQSFDFTEPQAEAIVNLQLYRLTNTDITALRKEAEELASLIDQLTAILASEQKLASVIKAELRAIKKNYNDERRTMIEKEIEEIKVNLEVMIPSEDVMVTVTKDGYIKRTSLRSYSASGGADLAMKETDHLLYQAEVNTTDVLLVLTNKGDYLYLPVHELPDIRWKDLGQHLASLVSIDKEAEVVSVFSVKDFTQPLFLLFVTKNGMVKKTELSQYKVQRYSRALVAINLKGDDEVVDVHLTDGEGNVFIATNFGYGLLFAEQEVNIVGPRAAGVKGINLKDGDFVVAGKVAKASSNPSVLLVTQRGAVKKMDMSVFEVATRATRGVIMLRELKANPHRVVGIEFIESTEKTVLQTEKGQIETFDFHSLKKSDRYSNGSFVIDEKERGVVTNIWRLIDPQQ; this comes from the coding sequence ATGGAGAAAGAAAAATTTCAAGATTTACCACTAGAGGAAGTATTAGGTGACCGCTTCGGTCGCTATAGTAAATATATTATTCAAGAACGCGCGCTACCGGATGCCCGCGATGGGTTAAAACCGGTTCAGCGCCGGATTTTATACGCGATGTATGCGGAAGGAAATACGCATGAAAAGGGATTTAGAAAATCAGCCAAGACGGTTGGTAATGTAATTGGTAATTATCATCCGCATGGTGATACGTCGGTCTATGACGCGATGGTGCGTCTTAGCCAAGATTGGAAAGTGAGAAATTTGCTCGTTGAAATGCATGGAAATAATGGGTCGATTGATGGTGACCCTCCAGCTGCGATGCGTTATACAGAGGCGAGACTTTCCTCGATTGCAGGCGAATTATTAAAAGATATTGATAAACGAACGGTTGATTTTATCCCGAATTTTGATGATACAACGGAAGAACCGACGGTACTTCCGGCGAGGTATCCGAACCTTTTAGTCAACGGAGCCACTGGAATATCTGCTGGTTATGCAACAGAAATCCCTCCCCATCAGCTTGGAGAAGTCATTGATGCGGCTATTTTAAGAATGGATAAGCCAAACTGTACGGTGGAAGAGTTAATGACGGTCATTAAAGGCCCTGATTTTCCAACGGGAGGGATTATTCAAGGGATCGATGGCATTGAAAAGGCTTATAAAACAGGTAAAGGAAAAGTAGTCGTCCGCGGCAAGGCTGAAATTGAAGAAATTCGAGGCGGGCGTAAGCAAATTGTGATCACTGAAATTCCTTATGAAGTGAATAAAGCGAATCTCGTGAAGAAAATAGATGAACTTCGTTTAGACCGCAAAGTCGAGGGAATATCAGAAATTCGTGATGAAACCGATCGAACAGGTTTAAGAATTGTGATTGAGCTGAAAAAAGATGGAGATGCTCAAGGAATTTTAAATTACTTATATAAGACGAGCGATCTTCAAGTTAGCTACAACTTTAATATGGTGGCGATCCATAATCGTCGTCCTACTTTAATGGGGTTACATCAATTACTTGATGCCTACATTAGCCATCAAAAAGAAGTGGTTACAAAACGTTCCGAATTTGAACTGGCGAAAGCAAAAGCCCGGGCACATATTGTTGAAGGTTTGATCAAGGCGTTATCTATTTTAGATGAAGTGATTGCTACGATCCGAGCGTCCAAGGATAAAAAAGATGCCAAACAAAATTTAATGCAGTCCTTTGATTTTACCGAGCCACAAGCCGAAGCCATTGTTAATTTGCAGTTATATCGATTAACGAATACGGATATTACAGCTTTACGCAAAGAAGCAGAAGAACTAGCTTCTTTGATCGACCAACTAACGGCTATCTTAGCCAGCGAGCAAAAGCTAGCGTCTGTCATTAAAGCCGAGCTTCGGGCCATCAAGAAAAATTATAATGATGAGCGCCGGACAATGATAGAAAAAGAAATCGAAGAAATAAAAGTAAACTTAGAAGTCATGATTCCAAGCGAAGATGTCATGGTGACTGTGACAAAAGATGGCTATATTAAGAGAACAAGTTTGCGCTCCTATTCAGCTTCCGGTGGGGCTGACCTTGCGATGAAAGAGACGGATCATCTTCTTTACCAAGCGGAAGTGAATACAACAGATGTATTGCTAGTGTTGACAAATAAAGGGGACTATTTATATTTACCAGTTCATGAACTTCCAGATATTAGATGGAAAGATCTGGGGCAGCATTTGGCCAGTCTTGTGTCGATCGATAAAGAGGCAGAGGTTGTTTCCGTATTCTCTGTGAAAGACTTTACGCAACCGTTATTTTTATTATTTGTAACGAAAAACGGAATGGTTAAGAAAACAGAGCTTTCACAGTATAAAGTTCAGCGTTATTCTCGGGCGCTCGTAGCAATCAACTTAAAAGGTGATGATGAAGTCGTCGATGTTCATTTGACGGATGGAGAAGGCAATGTGTTTATCGCTACAAATTTTGGTTACGGTTTATTATTTGCTGAACAAGAAGTGAACATTGTTGGTCCACGAGCAGCGGGAGTGAAGGGAATTAATTTAAAAGACGGCGATTTTGTTGTTGCTGGGAAAGTAGCGAAAGCGTCATCCAATCCATCGGTTCTTTTAGTTACTCAACGAGGCGCTGTGAAGAAAATGGATATGTCTGTATTTGAAGTGGCTACTCGAGCGACTAGAGGTGTCATTATGCTTCGGGAATTGAAAGCCAATCCTCATCGAGTGGTTGGAATAGAGTTCATTGAATCAACAGAAAAAACAGTTTTACAAACAGAAAAAGGTCAAATAGAAACATTTGATTTTCACTCGTTAAAGAAGAGTGATCGTTATTCCAATGGGTCATTTGTGATTGATGAAAAAGAAAGGGGTGTAGTCACCAATATATGGCGATTGATTGATCCACAACAATAA
- a CDS encoding alanine/glycine:cation symporter family protein: MEFLDVIDQYVLKINDYLYTYLMIAMLIGLGLFFSYKSKFVQFRYFKEMFRVIFEKPTTSKEGEKGVSSFQAFTISAASRVGTGNLAGVATAIATGGPGAVFWMWLIAFLGAASSFVESTLAQVYKVKDKDGFRGGPAYYMEKGLNKRWMGIIFAITITFCFGLVFNAVQSNTISNAVNQGFNVSTSTIGLVLAGLTAVIIFGGVKRIVHVTQILVPVMAILYLILAIGIVLMNITEVPEMLMLIFQSAFGLQEAAGGALGAAVMNGVKRGLYSNEAGMGSAPNAAATADVSHPVKQGLIQTLGVFVDTILICSATAFIIILSGEYTKEGLTSINLTQSALSVHIGDWANIFLAVAIFLFAFSSVIGNYYYGETNIEFIKKSPAVLFVYRVAVVGMVYFGAVAKINLVWDLADLFMAIMAFINLIAIAMLYKVAMAVLKDYNKQRKEGKDPVFYADSIEGINGIECWERKPETRNT, from the coding sequence ATGGAGTTTTTAGATGTCATTGATCAGTATGTATTGAAAATTAATGATTATTTGTATACCTATTTAATGATTGCGATGTTAATAGGATTAGGTCTATTTTTCTCATATAAAAGTAAATTTGTTCAGTTTCGTTACTTTAAGGAAATGTTTCGTGTCATTTTTGAAAAGCCAACTACTTCGAAAGAAGGGGAAAAAGGGGTTTCTTCCTTCCAGGCATTTACCATTAGTGCGGCTTCACGGGTAGGAACAGGAAACCTTGCTGGTGTAGCAACAGCGATTGCAACAGGCGGACCTGGAGCTGTTTTCTGGATGTGGCTGATTGCTTTTCTCGGAGCTGCATCTAGTTTTGTTGAGAGTACATTAGCTCAGGTGTATAAAGTCAAGGATAAAGATGGATTCCGTGGAGGTCCTGCCTATTATATGGAGAAGGGACTAAACAAGAGATGGATGGGAATTATCTTTGCGATTACCATCACGTTTTGCTTCGGATTAGTCTTTAATGCAGTTCAATCAAATACGATCTCCAATGCAGTTAACCAAGGATTTAACGTATCTACTTCTACTATCGGGTTGGTTCTTGCTGGTTTAACAGCCGTGATTATCTTCGGTGGAGTTAAACGGATTGTACATGTCACACAAATTCTTGTCCCAGTTATGGCTATTCTTTATTTAATTTTGGCGATAGGGATTGTGCTCATGAATATTACCGAAGTTCCTGAGATGCTTATGTTAATTTTCCAAAGCGCTTTCGGTTTGCAAGAGGCAGCTGGAGGAGCATTAGGTGCTGCGGTTATGAATGGAGTGAAGCGCGGGTTATATTCAAATGAAGCAGGTATGGGTTCCGCTCCAAATGCCGCCGCAACAGCAGATGTCAGCCATCCAGTAAAGCAAGGGTTGATTCAAACATTAGGCGTATTTGTTGATACGATCTTAATTTGTTCCGCTACTGCTTTTATTATTATTTTATCTGGTGAGTATACAAAAGAAGGACTTACTTCTATTAATCTGACTCAATCGGCACTTAGTGTGCATATTGGTGACTGGGCGAATATTTTCCTTGCTGTCGCTATTTTCTTATTTGCCTTTAGTTCGGTCATCGGGAATTATTATTATGGGGAAACAAATATTGAATTTATCAAAAAGTCACCAGCCGTATTATTTGTGTATCGTGTGGCTGTTGTTGGAATGGTCTACTTTGGAGCAGTGGCTAAAATCAATTTAGTATGGGACTTAGCAGACTTATTCATGGCGATCATGGCCTTTATTAACTTAATAGCTATTGCGATGTTATATAAAGTTGCCATGGCGGTTCTTAAAGATTATAATAAGCAACGAAAAGAAGGGAAAGACCCCGTTTTCTATGCCGATTCGATTGAAGGTATAAATGGGATTGAATGTTGGGAACGGAAACCAGAAACCAGAAACACATAA